In a single window of the Pyrococcus sp. NA2 genome:
- a CDS encoding ABC transporter ATP-binding protein, producing the protein MLEVKGLSFSYGDFSVEDICFEVREGEILTLLGPNGSGKTTILKSIYGLLKPEKKCVFIDGKDFHSLSLKERAKLAGYVPQSHHPPFPYTVLDVVVMGLASQLGVFESPREEHYQKALEKLRLIGMERFKDKPYTQLSGGQLQLVLIARALVQEPKVLLLDEPTAHLDFKNQVKVLGIVKRLAKEESISAIMTLHDPNLASMYSDRIALVKEGKIRAIGKPNEVLREEVLEEVYGVPVHILEFNGLRLILPKTEVV; encoded by the coding sequence ATGCTTGAAGTCAAGGGCTTGTCATTCAGCTACGGTGATTTCAGCGTTGAAGATATTTGCTTTGAGGTGAGAGAGGGTGAGATTTTAACGCTGCTTGGCCCAAATGGCAGCGGGAAAACAACGATTCTGAAAAGCATCTACGGATTGCTGAAACCAGAGAAAAAATGTGTCTTCATAGATGGCAAAGACTTTCACTCACTCTCTTTAAAGGAGAGGGCTAAGTTAGCTGGTTATGTTCCTCAGTCTCATCATCCTCCTTTCCCCTATACGGTTTTGGACGTTGTGGTTATGGGCTTAGCTTCTCAGCTTGGAGTTTTTGAGAGCCCAAGGGAGGAGCACTATCAGAAGGCTCTGGAGAAGCTCAGGCTCATAGGAATGGAGCGCTTTAAGGATAAGCCCTACACACAGCTGAGTGGAGGTCAGTTGCAGCTTGTCCTCATAGCAAGGGCTCTGGTTCAAGAGCCAAAGGTTCTTCTCTTGGATGAGCCTACCGCCCATTTAGATTTTAAGAATCAGGTGAAGGTCCTTGGGATTGTGAAGAGGTTGGCAAAGGAGGAAAGCATCTCCGCTATCATGACTCTCCACGACCCAAATTTGGCCTCGATGTATTCGGATAGAATAGCTCTTGTCAAAGAAGGGAAGATCAGAGCTATTGGAAAACCGAATGAGGTCTTGAGAGAGGAGGTACTTGAGGAGGTTTATGGTGTTCCGGTTCACATTCTTGAATTCAACGGACTTAGGCTCATACTTCCAAAAACAGAGGTGGTTTAA
- a CDS encoding iron ABC transporter permease encodes MRKLLFLFLLASPIFAFFISLCIGAYNIPLSAIVDMVVLKTLQIISEILAKITFGRINFVIQIPYPSVYQAILFKIRLPRVILAMIVGSALALSGAVLQAIFRNPLVNSYILGISAGAAFGAALAIGLSLSLGVTPLAFAFALLAVFLTTSLAKIGGKITPVSLVLAGVIVNAFFSALTSLLKFLMEHEKLASVVYWLMGSFADADWNSVKVAFPVIFLGCALIYLMRWQLNVLSFGEEAKIVGVETEKLKLAFILIISLITAVSVAFCGIIGWVGLMIPHMVRMAFGPDHKTLIPLTITVGASFMVLADTLARSIATYEIPIGILTTILGIPFFAYLLRKTGGGWNA; translated from the coding sequence ATGAGAAAGCTCCTCTTTCTTTTCCTTTTAGCTTCTCCAATTTTTGCATTCTTCATAAGCTTATGCATTGGAGCTTATAACATACCTCTCTCTGCCATTGTGGATATGGTGGTATTAAAAACTCTTCAGATCATTTCTGAAATTTTGGCTAAAATAACCTTTGGAAGGATTAATTTTGTCATCCAAATCCCTTACCCAAGCGTTTATCAGGCTATCCTTTTCAAAATAAGACTTCCAAGGGTTATTTTAGCGATGATTGTTGGCTCAGCTTTAGCCCTTTCTGGAGCAGTTTTGCAGGCGATATTTAGGAATCCCCTTGTCAATAGTTATATTTTAGGAATCTCAGCAGGAGCGGCTTTTGGCGCTGCTTTGGCTATAGGACTTTCTCTGAGCTTGGGTGTTACCCCATTGGCCTTTGCCTTTGCTTTACTCGCTGTGTTCTTGACAACTTCTCTAGCTAAAATTGGCGGAAAAATAACCCCTGTTTCGCTCGTTCTTGCTGGAGTAATTGTTAATGCATTCTTTTCGGCGTTAACTTCCCTGTTGAAGTTTTTGATGGAGCATGAAAAGCTGGCGAGTGTTGTTTACTGGCTCATGGGAAGCTTTGCAGACGCTGACTGGAATTCAGTTAAGGTGGCTTTTCCTGTAATCTTTCTTGGATGTGCGCTGATTTATTTGATGCGCTGGCAATTAAACGTCTTATCTTTTGGAGAAGAGGCCAAAATTGTTGGAGTTGAAACTGAAAAGCTGAAGCTTGCCTTTATCTTAATAATATCCCTCATAACTGCTGTTTCAGTTGCTTTCTGCGGGATAATTGGCTGGGTAGGCTTGATGATTCCGCATATGGTTAGAATGGCATTTGGACCAGACCATAAGACGCTGATACCCCTAACAATAACCGTAGGGGCTTCATTCATGGTTTTAGCTGATACATTAGCGAGGTCGATTGCCACTTATGAGATTCCAATTGGTATTTTGACAACAATCCTTGGAATTCCGTTCTTTGCGTATCTGCTAAGGAAGACGGGCGGTGGTTGGAATGCTTGA
- a CDS encoding aldehyde ferredoxin oxidoreductase family protein, with the protein MFGYKNRIARINLTNEKVRYERLEDEVIRKFIGGKGLGYYLIYKEVPPGTNPLSPANKMIFAAGGLTGLIPGSSKVIAVSKSPETRLITDSSGGDAFGPKLRGHFDVLIIEGKAEEPVYIYVHDGEAEIIDARDLWGKGVHEATRELWKKYPKASVAMIGPAGEKLSRIANIVYDTERASGRGGLGAVLGSKKVKAIVVEPGEKPEVANPEEYEILWKEFYERFSTDPKYEHSRNYGTTDGLRSSASLGMSPAYNFSKPYIPDELASKLAGDEVKRYEVEPEWFIHGKSCPIKCARYIEVEYKGRRIKVKPEYESLAMLGAATGVFNLKAVAYFNWLANDLGLDSIAAGNTIAWFFELVERELIDEEEIGFPVKGFGDEEAEEKLLIMMAERRGIGAILADGVRRACERLGRGCEFAVHVKGLEAPAWDPRGRRTYALSYATADVGASHLRGWPRPHQLPNQGSAKELVPSLIESRDESYITDMLGVCKFVPYTIEDLARLYSVTTGENWSVEELRRRAWGVENIARIHNVLDWVTPPYDDVIPPRWWEPEQDGPAKENKAFIDYNDFLEARREFYRLRGWHEELGVPLPETMEALGLPEFKEDAKRAIEVVKMRTGL; encoded by the coding sequence ATGTTCGGTTATAAGAACAGAATAGCAAGAATAAACCTCACGAATGAGAAGGTTAGGTACGAGAGACTGGAAGATGAGGTCATAAGGAAGTTCATAGGAGGAAAGGGTCTCGGATACTACCTCATCTACAAGGAGGTTCCTCCAGGAACTAATCCTCTAAGCCCTGCAAATAAAATGATATTTGCTGCCGGTGGGTTAACTGGCCTGATCCCTGGTTCAAGCAAGGTAATTGCAGTAAGCAAGAGTCCTGAAACAAGGTTAATCACAGATTCCAGCGGAGGAGATGCCTTTGGTCCAAAGCTTAGGGGGCACTTTGATGTCCTAATAATAGAAGGTAAAGCTGAGGAGCCAGTTTACATCTATGTACACGATGGAGAGGCCGAGATAATCGATGCTAGGGATCTCTGGGGTAAGGGAGTTCATGAGGCTACCAGAGAACTTTGGAAGAAATATCCAAAGGCCAGTGTGGCAATGATTGGCCCAGCAGGAGAAAAATTGAGCAGGATAGCTAACATAGTCTATGACACCGAGAGGGCTAGTGGAAGAGGGGGGCTTGGAGCTGTTCTTGGGAGTAAGAAGGTTAAGGCTATCGTCGTAGAGCCTGGAGAGAAGCCAGAGGTTGCAAATCCAGAGGAGTATGAGATACTCTGGAAAGAGTTCTATGAGAGGTTTTCAACGGATCCAAAGTATGAGCACAGTAGAAACTATGGAACCACAGATGGGTTGAGAAGCTCAGCATCCCTTGGAATGAGTCCGGCATACAACTTCTCCAAACCATACATTCCCGATGAATTGGCCAGCAAGTTAGCGGGTGATGAGGTGAAGAGGTATGAGGTTGAGCCCGAGTGGTTCATTCATGGGAAGAGCTGTCCAATAAAGTGTGCAAGGTATATAGAGGTTGAGTATAAGGGTAGGAGGATAAAGGTAAAGCCAGAATACGAAAGCCTGGCAATGCTTGGAGCGGCAACTGGAGTTTTCAACCTCAAGGCTGTGGCTTACTTCAACTGGCTTGCCAATGATCTTGGCTTGGATAGCATAGCTGCTGGAAATACGATAGCATGGTTCTTTGAGCTCGTCGAGAGGGAATTAATAGATGAAGAGGAAATAGGATTTCCAGTTAAGGGATTTGGAGATGAAGAAGCAGAGGAGAAATTACTGATAATGATGGCGGAGCGTAGGGGAATAGGTGCTATCCTTGCGGATGGCGTCAGGAGGGCCTGTGAAAGACTTGGAAGAGGCTGTGAATTTGCAGTTCATGTGAAGGGCTTAGAAGCTCCGGCTTGGGATCCTAGGGGAAGGAGAACTTATGCCTTGAGCTATGCTACAGCCGACGTTGGTGCAAGCCATCTGAGGGGATGGCCAAGACCTCATCAGCTTCCAAATCAGGGGTCTGCCAAGGAGCTGGTTCCCTCTTTGATAGAGAGTAGAGATGAGAGTTACATTACTGACATGCTGGGCGTCTGTAAGTTCGTGCCATATACAATTGAGGATTTAGCAAGACTTTACTCCGTGACAACAGGTGAGAACTGGAGCGTTGAAGAGCTTAGGAGAAGGGCCTGGGGAGTTGAAAATATAGCAAGGATTCATAACGTTCTTGACTGGGTAACTCCTCCCTATGATGATGTCATTCCTCCAAGATGGTGGGAACCCGAGCAGGATGGTCCAGCTAAGGAAAATAAAGCGTTTATAGATTACAATGACTTCCTGGAGGCAAGGAGAGAATTCTATAGGCTAAGAGGGTGGCATGAAGAGCTTGGAGTTCCATTACCTGAGACGATGGAAGCATTGGGACTACCTGAATTTAAGGAAGACGCTAAAAGGGCCATTGAGGTCGTGAAGATGAGAACTGGGCTTTAG
- a CDS encoding zinc finger domain-containing protein: MAENVELKFEIPVCTSCGREITPREHATHFICPNCGEAIIWRCETCRLLAKPYKCPKCGWEGP, from the coding sequence TTGGCGGAGAACGTTGAGTTGAAGTTTGAGATACCCGTATGTACATCATGTGGAAGGGAGATCACACCTAGAGAGCATGCCACTCACTTCATCTGCCCGAACTGCGGGGAAGCAATAATTTGGAGATGCGAAACCTGCAGATTATTGGCAAAGCCTTATAAGTGCCCCAAGTGCGGATGGGAGGGTCCGTGA
- a CDS encoding tetratricopeptide repeat protein, whose product MKEWETALKEKDCQKLLELFDEYFETIEEEKLEEELERVGKVAVECENFDLLHEIAHLYDHLGEPEKGIELYKTVAEKRKERDLDEYAEALYYLADAYDHFGMPKEALKVYEELLKIEEKLNNKREVALTLANMAIIKDELGQTDEAIKLMEKAKDIFQEVSDERNYLISLIDLAHFNYRLGKYGEAKELIKEVLRNPVDREIEVNSRIVESEIYSGEGKYKEAALSLRDALQRAEDDEELFGLVFDTIIDFIEGLLNEGKYNQVIEVSKVFSELFEDDTRYFFEAIGKIAEWKSGKEDAKIEVDELYKKIENEDLRAILDEWRKPKLTLSLI is encoded by the coding sequence ATGAAAGAATGGGAAACTGCGCTAAAAGAAAAGGACTGTCAAAAATTACTGGAACTCTTTGACGAGTACTTCGAAACAATAGAAGAGGAGAAACTTGAGGAAGAGCTAGAGAGAGTAGGCAAAGTAGCCGTTGAGTGTGAGAACTTTGATCTACTCCATGAAATTGCTCACCTCTATGATCACCTAGGAGAACCAGAAAAGGGAATCGAACTTTACAAAACTGTCGCCGAAAAGAGAAAAGAAAGGGATCTAGACGAGTATGCAGAGGCTCTGTACTATTTGGCAGATGCCTACGACCACTTCGGCATGCCAAAAGAAGCCCTCAAGGTTTATGAGGAACTGTTGAAGATAGAGGAGAAACTAAACAACAAAAGGGAGGTGGCCTTGACCCTTGCTAACATGGCCATCATAAAGGATGAGCTCGGACAAACTGATGAGGCAATAAAACTAATGGAAAAGGCCAAGGATATTTTCCAAGAAGTTAGTGACGAAAGAAATTATCTGATTAGCCTTATAGACCTTGCCCACTTCAATTACAGACTTGGAAAATATGGAGAGGCAAAAGAGCTAATTAAAGAGGTTCTAAGAAATCCCGTAGACAGAGAGATAGAGGTTAACTCAAGGATCGTTGAGAGTGAAATATATTCGGGAGAGGGCAAATACAAGGAAGCTGCTCTCTCATTGAGAGATGCCTTACAAAGGGCTGAGGACGACGAGGAATTATTTGGGCTCGTCTTTGACACCATAATTGACTTCATAGAGGGCCTATTAAATGAGGGCAAATACAACCAGGTCATTGAAGTCTCGAAAGTGTTCTCCGAATTATTTGAAGATGACACAAGATATTTCTTTGAGGCCATAGGCAAAATAGCGGAGTGGAAGTCTGGGAAGGAAGATGCAAAGATTGAGGTTGATGAACTTTACAAAAAGATAGAGAACGAGGACTTAAGAGCAATATTAGATGAGTGGAGGAAACCAAAACTTACTCTAAGTCTCATTTAG
- a CDS encoding anaerobic ribonucleoside-triphosphate reductase activating protein, whose translation MLTAGWKSVSMVDVHGKVTFTLWLCGCNLKCPFCHNWKIAERIGCFKLDVNELREEVEFASPLIDYFHVTGGEPLVQWRELEVLFELIRETGVKISLNSNLTIVRPLEILIDKGLIDHVATDVKAPPFEMFGLPRKASEKLWKLFLQGLSIVSEHGIPLEVRIPVARKLDQWPWIIDALKKLDGDSYIVLNPLVGPPLTTPRSSEWCEEHCWPKKEIEELKRKLEEQGFTVYLQKQLLSP comes from the coding sequence ATGTTAACTGCTGGATGGAAGAGTGTGAGCATGGTGGACGTTCATGGGAAGGTAACATTCACACTCTGGCTCTGTGGTTGTAATCTTAAGTGCCCCTTTTGTCACAACTGGAAGATCGCTGAAAGAATCGGATGTTTCAAATTGGATGTCAACGAATTAAGGGAGGAGGTTGAATTTGCATCTCCCTTGATAGATTACTTCCACGTGACTGGAGGGGAGCCACTCGTCCAGTGGAGGGAGCTTGAGGTACTGTTCGAATTGATAAGGGAAACTGGAGTTAAAATAAGCCTGAACTCAAATCTCACAATAGTTAGGCCATTGGAAATTTTGATAGATAAAGGGCTAATTGATCACGTGGCCACAGATGTTAAGGCACCTCCTTTCGAGATGTTTGGCTTGCCTAGAAAGGCTTCGGAGAAGCTGTGGAAGTTATTCCTCCAGGGATTGAGCATTGTTTCTGAGCATGGAATTCCTCTCGAGGTAAGGATTCCCGTTGCCAGGAAGTTAGATCAGTGGCCATGGATAATTGATGCACTTAAGAAGTTGGATGGTGACTCATACATAGTGCTCAATCCCCTTGTGGGCCCACCACTTACAACACCTAGGAGCAGTGAATGGTGCGAAGAACACTGCTGGCCAAAAAAGGAAATTGAAGAGCTAAAAAGAAAGTTAGAGGAGCAGGGTTTCACTGTTTACCTTCAAAAACAGCTTCTTTCTCCTTGA
- a CDS encoding elongation factor 1-beta — MSDYNLVGVIRVMPTDPEVNLDELEEKLKAMIPEKYGLAKVEREPIAFGLVALKFYILGRDEEGYSFDEIAEKFQEVEEVESADVETVSRI, encoded by the coding sequence ATGAGTGATTACAATTTAGTTGGAGTTATTAGAGTTATGCCAACAGATCCAGAGGTAAACTTGGACGAGCTAGAGGAGAAGCTCAAGGCGATGATTCCAGAGAAATATGGATTGGCAAAGGTTGAAAGAGAGCCAATAGCCTTTGGTTTGGTAGCACTCAAGTTCTACATCCTTGGTAGAGACGAAGAGGGTTACTCCTTTGATGAAATTGCGGAAAAGTTTCAAGAAGTGGAAGAAGTAGAAAGCGCTGACGTAGAGACGGTTTCAAGGATCTAA
- a CDS encoding anaerobic ribonucleoside triphosphate reductase: MEDISRDLLTEYARWSSLDVLENANRYPGPSGFFAYVMEEALKDSLGLIPEVGRRAHFNGDIYIHKLPYSLYIPYCTGHSIARLLEKGLKTPTIISRPARHFDTFVDHVANYLITLQHYFSGAQAFSSVEWYAGPFIRKDGLDEKKIKQGVQRLVYNLNYPTRIGLQTPFTNFTVTLDAPKKMLEGDYAIYNGEKIAPLGEFEEEAKKFLIALTEVLREGDAIGQPFTFPIPTIMVTAKMLWDDPEIFEAVFTTAAKRGSFYWLNTNVVDPDASYAMCCRLNIDKNEFAYAFGLSGKSSEEEALEKLERQRFGGLWAMPDVTGSVNVTTVNLPRIALKSRDDDKFWEEYEKVLEIVRITTDWFRERYIKLLTNYPHMYSMIRTYLEEFPTSHFNTIGILGLPEAVAIYLNDPDLWIEGSRRDWIKAAEIMKEMVEFATSKAREWMRESGIPWNVEEVPGESAAAKLAVKDLREFPELGEYLDDAENPIYSTSIAPYYGNLELSDRIRIEEKVQRSFTGGVMMHIFLGEEPDPEALARLTKKLMRTELVYWSYTPAITVCNSCGYSATGLHTHCPRCGSDNVEIWSRIIGYYRPLRNWNPFRKKEFWTRKHYSSL, translated from the coding sequence ATGGAAGATATATCAAGGGATTTACTGACCGAGTACGCAAGGTGGAGCTCCCTAGATGTATTGGAGAATGCGAACAGATATCCGGGACCAAGTGGCTTCTTTGCCTATGTAATGGAAGAAGCTCTAAAAGATTCCCTCGGATTGATTCCTGAGGTTGGAAGAAGGGCTCATTTCAATGGTGACATCTACATCCACAAGCTTCCCTACAGTCTGTACATACCTTACTGTACGGGACATAGTATAGCGAGGTTACTTGAAAAAGGTCTCAAAACACCAACAATAATCTCGAGACCCGCGAGGCACTTCGACACCTTTGTTGATCACGTTGCCAATTACCTGATAACCCTCCAACACTACTTCAGTGGTGCCCAGGCATTCAGTAGCGTTGAGTGGTACGCAGGTCCGTTCATAAGGAAGGATGGATTGGATGAGAAGAAGATAAAGCAGGGAGTGCAAAGATTGGTTTACAACTTGAACTACCCTACGAGAATTGGCCTTCAGACACCATTCACGAACTTCACGGTCACCTTGGATGCCCCCAAGAAGATGCTTGAGGGGGACTATGCAATATACAATGGTGAGAAGATTGCTCCCTTGGGAGAATTTGAGGAAGAGGCAAAGAAGTTTCTAATAGCCTTAACAGAGGTTCTCAGGGAGGGAGATGCAATAGGACAACCTTTCACATTCCCGATACCAACCATAATGGTCACGGCAAAGATGCTTTGGGATGATCCTGAGATCTTTGAGGCTGTATTCACGACAGCTGCTAAAAGAGGTAGCTTCTACTGGTTAAATACAAACGTAGTTGATCCAGATGCGAGTTATGCAATGTGTTGCAGGTTGAATATAGATAAGAACGAGTTTGCTTATGCCTTCGGTCTCAGTGGAAAGAGCTCTGAAGAGGAAGCACTGGAGAAATTGGAGAGGCAACGCTTTGGCGGTCTCTGGGCAATGCCAGATGTTACCGGTTCAGTAAACGTGACAACGGTGAACTTGCCTAGAATAGCGTTGAAATCGAGAGATGATGACAAATTCTGGGAAGAGTACGAGAAGGTGCTCGAAATAGTAAGGATAACTACTGATTGGTTTAGGGAGCGTTACATTAAGTTGCTGACAAATTATCCCCACATGTACAGCATGATAAGGACTTACCTCGAGGAATTCCCCACAAGTCATTTCAATACAATAGGGATCCTTGGACTTCCGGAGGCTGTGGCAATTTACCTGAACGATCCAGATCTTTGGATTGAAGGCTCCAGAAGGGATTGGATCAAGGCCGCTGAGATAATGAAGGAGATGGTCGAGTTTGCAACATCAAAAGCAAGAGAATGGATGAGGGAAAGTGGCATCCCCTGGAACGTTGAAGAAGTCCCTGGAGAGAGTGCGGCTGCAAAGCTTGCAGTGAAAGATCTTAGAGAGTTTCCCGAACTTGGAGAATATCTTGATGATGCGGAGAATCCAATATATTCAACTAGCATAGCCCCCTACTATGGTAACCTTGAGTTAAGTGATAGAATTAGGATAGAGGAGAAAGTTCAGAGATCCTTCACTGGCGGAGTTATGATGCATATCTTCCTGGGTGAGGAGCCCGATCCAGAGGCTCTAGCGAGGTTAACTAAAAAGCTCATGAGGACTGAACTCGTTTACTGGAGCTATACTCCCGCGATAACAGTGTGTAATAGCTGTGGTTATTCAGCAACGGGTCTCCATACTCACTGTCCAAGATGTGGAAGCGATAACGTTGAGATATGGAGCAGGATAATTGGCTATTATAGACCCCTAAGAAACTGGAATCCATTTAGGAAGAAGGAGTTTTGGACGAGAAAGCACTACTCCTCTCTCTAA
- a CDS encoding aldo/keto reductase, with translation MTKVSDLKRIGDDKVTAIGMGTWGIGGYETPDYSRDKESIDALRYGLKLGINLIDTAEFYGAGHSEELVGKAIEGFNREDIFIISKVWPTHFGFESAKKAARASIKRLGTYIDLYLLHWPGDSWRKIEETLHALEDLVDEGLIRYIGVSNFDLELLKRSQEAMRRHEIVANEVKYSVRDRWVESSGLLDYMRREKMALIAYTPLEKGTLARNECLGEIGKKYGKTAAQVALNYLIWEENVIAIPKAGKIEHIEENFGAMGWRLSKEDRERAKRCV, from the coding sequence ATGACCAAGGTTTCTGATCTTAAGAGGATCGGGGATGATAAGGTAACGGCAATCGGAATGGGAACGTGGGGCATAGGTGGTTATGAAACTCCCGACTATTCCAGGGATAAGGAGAGTATAGATGCACTAAGATATGGACTCAAACTTGGCATAAACCTCATCGATACAGCGGAGTTCTACGGGGCTGGACACTCTGAGGAGCTCGTCGGAAAGGCTATAGAAGGTTTCAATAGGGAAGATATATTCATAATAAGCAAGGTATGGCCAACCCACTTCGGATTTGAGAGTGCAAAGAAGGCTGCAAGGGCAAGTATCAAAAGACTTGGGACTTACATTGACCTTTACCTCCTTCACTGGCCGGGAGATAGTTGGAGGAAGATAGAGGAAACCCTGCACGCGCTTGAAGATCTCGTTGATGAGGGCCTCATTAGGTACATAGGGGTAAGTAATTTTGATTTGGAACTTTTGAAGCGCTCCCAGGAAGCGATGAGGAGGCATGAGATTGTTGCAAATGAGGTCAAGTACTCTGTAAGGGACAGGTGGGTTGAATCATCTGGACTTTTAGACTACATGAGGAGGGAAAAGATGGCCCTAATAGCTTATACTCCATTAGAGAAAGGGACTTTAGCCAGGAATGAATGCTTGGGGGAGATAGGTAAGAAATATGGAAAGACTGCAGCCCAAGTTGCCCTGAATTACCTGATATGGGAAGAGAACGTAATCGCAATTCCAAAGGCTGGAAAAATTGAACACATAGAGGAGAACTTTGGGGCTATGGGGTGGAGGTTAAGCAAAGAGGATAGAGAAAGGGCAAAGAGGTGTGTTTGA
- a CDS encoding ABC transporter substrate-binding protein has translation MYKRLAFVALAIGIFIFIIVINEHVSITKSSNMTTVSNYSVTIIDSMGRKVTFEKVPERVIVLSSYWAEVMYCLGVADKIVGIDKYTPKDQFLPESIRKKPQVGSTYKKGINWETVVSLNPDLIIMGRWKGSFSEGELDVIEKSKEFGFKVLAFGIPDSNVTGTKMPYENIRIIRILGKVFDKEKRAEELASFLEKYYNKALEIASKIPADKRKNVLIVYGSSIAGKYATGAITISYKGSAYAETAELVGAHNVAFDYNFSTQYPKLDLEKLIAYFGNKTDVLIVVDWDPDRLNEAVEKIKSDPAWQEIKAVKEGNVVGILVSSWRKDAVALYGPRFITGIYAFGHAIYPEYYPDWKPIYEELLKRFYNMEG, from the coding sequence ATGTACAAGAGATTAGCATTCGTTGCTTTAGCTATTGGAATATTTATTTTTATTATTGTGATCAATGAGCATGTTAGTATTACCAAATCTTCTAACATGACTACTGTTAGTAATTATTCAGTAACTATCATTGATTCCATGGGAAGGAAAGTAACGTTTGAGAAAGTTCCGGAAAGGGTAATCGTTTTGAGTAGTTACTGGGCTGAGGTCATGTACTGTTTGGGAGTTGCAGATAAGATAGTTGGGATTGATAAGTACACACCAAAGGATCAGTTTTTACCAGAAAGCATTAGAAAGAAGCCTCAAGTTGGAAGCACTTATAAGAAGGGCATAAACTGGGAGACTGTTGTAAGCCTAAATCCAGACTTGATAATCATGGGGCGCTGGAAGGGAAGCTTTAGTGAAGGAGAGCTTGATGTTATTGAGAAATCAAAAGAGTTTGGCTTTAAAGTTCTGGCCTTTGGAATCCCTGACTCCAATGTAACTGGAACAAAAATGCCATATGAAAACATTAGAATAATTAGGATTCTTGGAAAAGTTTTTGACAAAGAGAAAAGGGCCGAGGAGCTCGCGAGCTTCTTGGAGAAGTATTACAACAAAGCCCTTGAAATAGCAAGTAAAATACCTGCTGACAAGAGAAAAAATGTTCTAATAGTCTATGGCTCATCGATAGCTGGGAAGTATGCTACCGGAGCAATAACCATCTCTTATAAAGGTTCAGCATACGCTGAAACCGCTGAGCTTGTAGGGGCACATAATGTTGCATTTGACTACAACTTTTCAACCCAGTATCCAAAGCTTGACCTGGAGAAGCTCATAGCATACTTTGGGAATAAGACAGATGTTTTGATAGTGGTGGACTGGGATCCAGATAGGCTCAATGAAGCCGTTGAAAAGATAAAGAGCGACCCAGCATGGCAGGAAATCAAAGCTGTCAAAGAAGGAAATGTTGTTGGAATATTAGTGAGCTCATGGAGAAAAGATGCCGTAGCGCTGTATGGGCCGAGATTTATTACTGGAATATATGCCTTTGGACACGCGATTTACCCAGAATATTACCCGGACTGGAAGCCTATATACGAGGAGCTCCTCAAGAGGTTCTACAACATGGAGGGCTAA
- a CDS encoding geranylgeranylglycerol-phosphate geranylgeranyltransferase, which translates to MEVRAFIEIMRPHNCILAGIVGILGALVAYEGIPPMSKILPIFLVVYLGCSAGNTINDYFDVEIDKINRPDRPIPRGAISRKTALYYAMFQYLLGLLLTYFLGFNSFLFAMGAYALTFIYAWKLKPLPFVGNVVVALLTALTPIYGAIGVGRIGLAGYLAICAFLVNVSREIMKDIEDFEGDKSLGAKTLPIVIGKKKAGIIASIFGFLTVFASFLPIKVGIGLGYFPMLIVDAMIIKASIDVIRNPESAKDGQRVLKLATFIAVISFLLGALTREV; encoded by the coding sequence GTGGAAGTTAGGGCCTTCATAGAGATTATGAGACCTCACAACTGTATCTTAGCTGGAATAGTCGGTATACTTGGAGCGCTGGTGGCTTATGAGGGAATACCTCCGATGAGTAAGATACTTCCAATATTTCTAGTCGTGTACCTTGGATGCTCCGCTGGAAACACGATAAATGATTACTTTGATGTGGAGATAGATAAGATAAACAGGCCGGACAGGCCAATTCCAAGGGGTGCCATTAGTAGAAAAACTGCCCTCTATTATGCCATGTTCCAGTATCTCCTCGGCCTCCTCCTCACGTATTTTCTTGGATTTAACTCATTCTTGTTCGCAATGGGAGCTTATGCATTAACGTTCATCTATGCCTGGAAGCTTAAGCCATTGCCCTTCGTCGGTAACGTTGTCGTTGCATTGTTGACGGCATTAACCCCAATATATGGGGCAATTGGGGTTGGAAGGATAGGTTTAGCCGGATATTTAGCGATATGTGCATTTTTAGTTAACGTTTCCAGGGAGATAATGAAGGACATAGAGGACTTCGAAGGAGATAAAAGCCTTGGAGCAAAAACTTTGCCAATAGTTATTGGAAAGAAGAAAGCTGGGATAATTGCGTCAATATTTGGATTTCTAACTGTCTTTGCCTCATTTCTTCCCATAAAGGTTGGAATAGGACTTGGTTATTTTCCAATGCTCATAGTTGATGCAATGATAATAAAGGCGAGCATTGACGTTATAAGAAATCCTGAAAGCGCCAAAGATGGACAGAGAGTATTAAAGTTGGCCACTTTCATAGCCGTTATAAGCTTTCTATTGGGAGCATTAACTAGGGAGGTGTGA